One segment of Methylotuvimicrobium sp. KM2 DNA contains the following:
- a CDS encoding ATP-binding protein yields MIVDFTVSNFRSIKDEQTLSLHAETPGSHLLDNIGYPAKDKISALKSAGIYGANASGKSNLLLAFHALQYIIIGSGDLKEGETIPCYDPYLLSEETKSSPTRFEIEFFVPESGAIPGKALRYRYCVAFSADRIFEESLVFYPSAQQASVFDRGSEDTWQTIIFGSLYKGGKKRLPFFANNAYLSKAGDSADAPKMIRNVYNYFRNLLHQGVNERMVKLNWFEQTELVGKVSALLSLVDTGISNVRFQEITDKDEIKLPESIPENIKTRLFKDIKNKPFFTHLSDAGSSELFDEERESSGTQKFFHLAPIIIETLCGGGVLIMDELDNSMHPFMAELIIKLFNEPRINKANAQLIFSTHNINLMSPDLLRRDQIWFTEKRQGATVFYSLDDFDKKKVKPQSPFYQWYAEGRFGGIPAINYQGIIALFNSGDANAEKE; encoded by the coding sequence ATGATTGTCGACTTTACCGTTAGTAATTTTCGTTCGATAAAAGACGAGCAAACATTGAGCCTGCACGCGGAAACGCCAGGCAGTCATTTGTTGGATAATATCGGCTATCCGGCAAAGGATAAAATCAGCGCGTTAAAGTCAGCGGGCATATACGGCGCGAATGCTTCGGGGAAATCGAATCTACTGCTTGCGTTTCATGCGTTGCAATACATCATCATCGGTTCCGGAGATTTGAAAGAAGGGGAAACCATTCCTTGTTACGATCCGTATTTGTTGTCTGAAGAGACTAAATCGTCACCAACCCGTTTTGAAATCGAGTTTTTTGTTCCCGAATCAGGTGCCATTCCCGGCAAGGCTCTGCGTTACCGATATTGCGTGGCATTTTCCGCAGACAGAATATTCGAAGAAAGCCTGGTTTTTTACCCCTCCGCACAACAGGCTTCGGTGTTCGATCGAGGTTCGGAAGACACTTGGCAAACGATCATTTTTGGCAGTTTATACAAGGGCGGCAAAAAACGGCTGCCGTTTTTTGCAAACAACGCCTACTTATCCAAAGCTGGGGATAGTGCGGATGCGCCTAAGATGATTCGTAATGTTTACAATTATTTTAGGAACTTGCTGCATCAGGGCGTCAACGAACGCATGGTAAAACTGAATTGGTTTGAGCAAACCGAGCTGGTCGGTAAGGTAAGCGCTCTTTTATCATTAGTCGATACGGGTATTTCCAATGTTCGATTTCAGGAAATTACGGATAAAGATGAAATCAAGCTGCCTGAAAGCATTCCGGAAAACATCAAAACGCGTCTATTCAAGGATATAAAAAATAAACCTTTTTTTACACACTTGTCGGACGCCGGTAGTAGCGAATTATTTGATGAAGAAAGAGAGTCCTCCGGTACTCAAAAGTTTTTTCATTTAGCGCCCATTATCATTGAAACTTTGTGTGGAGGCGGCGTATTAATCATGGACGAGCTAGATAACAGCATGCATCCGTTTATGGCCGAGCTGATCATTAAGCTTTTCAACGAACCGCGCATCAATAAAGCGAATGCCCAGCTTATTTTTTCGACCCATAATATCAATCTGATGTCGCCGGATCTGTTAAGGCGGGATCAAATCTGGTTTACGGAAAAGCGTCAAGGCGCAACGGTATTTTATTCGCTGGATGATTTTGACAAAAAGAAAGTCAAACCGCAAAGTCCTTTTTACCAGTGGTATGCCGAAGGCCGTTTCGGCGGAATTCCTGCGATCAATTATCAAGGCATTATTGCCCTATTTAATTCCGGTGATGCCAATGCCGAAAAAGAATAA
- a CDS encoding transposase, whose protein sequence is MTPEAHAALPKRITVRFFRLYGRTYMTTLLDARRYRKNALRKFYRHRWQIEIDLLFIKKVMQMEPLHCKTPAMARKELTVCLLAYNLIRLLMLQAGIRHHVWPCRISFTEALGSHKEFASRLAQATGEALLNWTNNVLGIVASKTIGEREARIEPRAVKRRPTNPFPYLSAPRAQNKEQLLAKRKADQIKGDLMLKQF, encoded by the coding sequence ATGACGCCGGAAGCGCATGCGGCCTTGCCGAAGCGTATCACCGTGCGGTTCTTTCGTCTCTATGGCAGAACCTACATGACCACATTGTTGGATGCCAGGCGCTATCGCAAAAACGCGCTACGGAAATTTTATCGGCACCGCTGGCAAATTGAAATCGATCTGCTTTTTATCAAAAAGGTCATGCAGATGGAGCCATTGCACTGCAAAACACCGGCAATGGCGCGAAAAGAGCTAACCGTATGCCTGCTGGCTTACAACCTGATTCGCTTGCTCATGCTGCAAGCCGGCATACGTCATCACGTTTGGCCGTGCCGAATCAGTTTTACGGAAGCCCTGGGAAGCCACAAAGAATTCGCTTCGAGGCTCGCTCAAGCGACCGGTGAAGCCCTGTTGAATTGGACTAACAACGTCTTGGGGATCGTGGCATCCAAAACTATCGGCGAACGTGAAGCGAGAATTGAGCCGAGAGCGGTGAAACGGCGACCGACAAACCCGTTTCCTTATTTATCCGCGCCGCGCGCTCAGAACAAAGAACAGCTATTAGCAAAACGTAAGGCAGACCAAATTAAGGGCGATCTAATGTTGAAGCAATTTTAA
- a CDS encoding SagB/ThcOx family dehydrogenase → MNSIGLIPMVLFSQAIAFDETIHLPQAKVVGSMSLEQSIAARRSIRAFAAKTLSIEQIGQLLWAAQGITDTKGGLRAAPSAGALYPLETYVVLPSGIYRYDPRHHELKRIVEGDRRLELQKASLDQDAVGSAPAVFVFTAVFERTAVKYRERANLYVPIEVGHAAQNLLLQATTQGLAGVPVGAFNERRVAEVVRLAKNERPLYLLPVGYPVQ, encoded by the coding sequence GTGAACTCGATAGGATTGATCCCGATGGTGCTTTTCTCGCAAGCGATCGCTTTTGACGAAACGATACATCTGCCGCAAGCGAAAGTTGTCGGTTCGATGTCGCTGGAACAAAGCATCGCCGCACGACGCTCAATACGGGCGTTTGCGGCAAAAACTTTATCGATCGAGCAGATCGGGCAATTGCTTTGGGCGGCGCAAGGCATTACCGATACAAAGGGCGGCCTGCGTGCGGCGCCTTCGGCCGGTGCATTGTATCCGCTAGAAACCTATGTCGTACTGCCGTCCGGAATTTATCGCTATGACCCTCGGCATCACGAACTCAAGCGCATCGTTGAAGGCGATCGTCGCCTTGAGCTGCAAAAAGCCTCGCTAGACCAAGATGCAGTCGGTTCGGCGCCGGCCGTTTTTGTCTTTACCGCTGTTTTCGAAAGAACCGCCGTTAAATATCGAGAGCGCGCGAATCTTTATGTCCCGATCGAAGTCGGGCATGCGGCACAGAATCTATTGCTGCAAGCAACTACTCAAGGGCTAGCCGGCGTGCCGGTCGGCGCATTCAACGAACGCCGCGTGGCCGAAGTCGTTCGATTGGCTAAAAATGAACGCCCGTTGTATCTGTTGCCGGTGGGTTATCCGGTTCAATAA
- a CDS encoding ISNCY family transposase has product MDLEIIDLIRRTFEDLPDSRKPGNNRKYRIEDAVLSALSVFFTQSPSFLDYQRRMDKFHNRNNAQSIFGVHQIPSTSQIGNLLDPIAPGTLYPVLAEVGGRLYTQGCLKPFVSVGVTLLVALDGTDSFSSEKISCPCCTQQTLKNGQILYRHTRVTPVIVAPGQSQVVPLPPEFVRVQDGVDKQDCELAAAKRWLTKWGAHYAPRGITVLGDDLYCHHPFCEAVRAQHMDFLFVCKPDSHVLLFEWLDDFTRTGEIQTLEKSRWNGKQRMTERYRYFNQVPLRNSDDALMVNKRAKIFRES; this is encoded by the coding sequence ATGGACTTGGAAATAATTGACTTGATACGTCGCACCTTCGAAGACTTACCGGACTCCCGTAAACCCGGCAACAATCGGAAATACAGGATAGAAGATGCCGTTCTGAGCGCCTTGTCGGTGTTCTTCACGCAAAGCCCGTCTTTTCTGGATTATCAGCGACGGATGGACAAATTCCACAATCGAAATAACGCACAATCGATTTTTGGTGTTCATCAAATTCCTTCGACCAGCCAAATCGGCAACTTGCTGGATCCCATTGCACCGGGAACACTCTATCCGGTGTTGGCCGAAGTAGGAGGCAGATTGTACACACAAGGTTGCCTGAAGCCGTTCGTGAGTGTTGGCGTTACCCTATTGGTGGCGCTGGACGGCACCGATTCCTTCAGTTCGGAAAAAATTTCCTGTCCATGCTGTACCCAACAAACGCTGAAAAACGGTCAGATCTTATACCGTCACACGCGGGTGACACCGGTCATTGTTGCTCCCGGACAAAGTCAGGTAGTACCTTTGCCGCCGGAATTTGTTCGCGTCCAAGACGGCGTGGACAAACAGGATTGCGAACTGGCGGCGGCCAAGCGTTGGCTGACGAAGTGGGGGGCTCATTACGCGCCGCGCGGCATCACTGTGCTGGGTGACGATTTATATTGTCACCACCCGTTTTGTGAGGCCGTGCGTGCGCAGCACATGGATTTTCTGTTCGTCTGCAAGCCTGATTCCCATGTGCTATTGTTCGAATGGCTCGACGATTTTACCCGAACCGGTGAGATTCAAACGCTCGAGAAAAGCCGTTGGAACGGTAAACAACGAATGACCGAACGCTATCGGTATTTCAACCAAGTCCCACTCCGCAACAGCGACGATGCGTTAATGGTCAACAAGCGCGCCAAGATTTTTCGCGAAAGCTGA
- a CDS encoding RNA repair domain-containing protein yields the protein MQPVQDILNRIRWDEHWAGDEFKIGYYDRVENRLIVRCSVQ from the coding sequence ATGCAACCGGTACAAGACATACTGAACCGCATCCGATGGGACGAGCATTGGGCAGGCGACGAATTCAAGATCGGCTATTACGACCGGGTCGAGAATAGACTGATCGTTCGTTGTAGCGTTCAATGA
- a CDS encoding HD domain-containing phosphohydrolase, giving the protein MTISQKNKQIKLSIKITVVSLFLLITSLTVIVAISLQFYFTSSLAVESTLITYRQSAASTSDYLTAMDRSAVDATRILAGNPDILSEGRVTERTRDIFAEVLDENPLFYAAYIGFGDGDFYELINLNTSEAVRMQLRALPQDRWVVITVLGKGDRRIRAFHYYDEQFNLRTSRTERSDYLASKRPWYIQAKLGKVHKTAPYQFQHLQAPGQTYSMRIAGQDAVLAVDIALSAMSDKLNEQMLSKDSRIYLYQGSGEIIASSESRMPPTVMPKVEPLVLNDEQRQLVEKNPILTVSNELDWPPFDFVIAGEPFGYAIDVLSMIEQMTGLQFDYVNGYSWPQLVAMYRTGQIDILQPVVGTEQNAALGILSKAFAEPSDGILMRKDQTPVTSIRQLQGKRVAIPAGWSIIAPFKQMFPGIDIVEVDGVRGLFDAVRRGEVDAGLDTAAILHYTARQFFFDDVAIYEELDWGESNIPNSLHFVVRPQLKEVIELINLALDNLGEQQQSWLNARWLVDAERGIAQDAMVPYQELVSLASKSTDLNQLHKMELDGEPHFVYVQAIGENHRAADFFAVITPASAVLAPAVAQVNAVLLITGGCLLFLLPLAFWLASLIVKPIKHLALENEKIKRRRYGELDPMESHIIEIDELSGSMMTMAHSIRQHAKEREELMESFIQLIAQAIDDKSAYTAGHCARVPELAILLAQKAEESRRPPFDTFGFGNEDAWREFRIGAWLHDCGKITTPEHIIDKSTKLETIYNRIHEIRMRFEVLWRDAEIDYWKQYLTAPSDEERNRHELEQRQRQLQEDFAFVANCNLGGESMSEADIDRLNQLARITWRRHFDDRLGLSPIELARYPEEQTPLPATEPLLADKSWHIIKRLRNNIHDERLGIKMAIPEHLYNLGELHNLTVTRGTLTEEDRFKINEHMISTIKMLDKLPLPEDLLQVPRYASTHHETLDGRGYPRRLTAKDLSIPERIMVLADIFEALTAADRPYKDAKPISAALDILHRMVQEQHVDRDVFELFLRSGAYLEYAKRYLRTDQIDAVDIRRYLGQ; this is encoded by the coding sequence ATGACAATATCGCAGAAGAACAAGCAAATTAAGCTTTCCATCAAGATCACTGTTGTCAGCCTGTTTTTATTGATTACGTCGCTGACTGTGATTGTCGCCATTAGTTTGCAATTTTATTTTACGAGCTCATTGGCGGTCGAATCGACTCTGATTACCTATCGCCAATCCGCTGCGAGTACCAGTGACTATTTGACGGCCATGGATCGAAGCGCGGTTGATGCCACGCGCATTCTGGCCGGTAATCCCGATATTTTGAGCGAAGGCCGAGTGACGGAGCGAACACGCGACATCTTTGCCGAAGTGCTCGATGAAAACCCTTTGTTCTATGCCGCTTATATCGGTTTTGGCGATGGCGACTTTTACGAGCTGATCAATCTGAATACGAGCGAAGCCGTGCGCATGCAATTACGGGCATTGCCGCAGGACAGGTGGGTCGTTATCACGGTCTTGGGCAAAGGCGATCGGCGAATTCGGGCATTTCACTATTACGACGAACAATTTAATCTCCGAACCAGCCGAACAGAGCGGAGCGACTATTTAGCCAGCAAGCGACCGTGGTATATACAAGCCAAATTGGGCAAAGTCCATAAAACCGCTCCCTATCAATTTCAACATCTTCAAGCGCCAGGCCAGACTTATTCGATGCGGATTGCCGGTCAGGATGCGGTTCTGGCGGTCGATATTGCGTTGTCTGCTATGTCCGATAAGCTCAATGAACAAATGTTGAGCAAAGATAGCCGCATTTATCTCTATCAAGGCAGTGGCGAAATCATTGCTTCTAGTGAAAGTCGAATGCCGCCGACTGTGATGCCGAAAGTCGAGCCCCTCGTACTTAACGATGAACAGCGGCAATTGGTAGAGAAAAATCCCATATTGACGGTATCGAACGAGCTCGATTGGCCGCCGTTCGATTTTGTCATCGCCGGCGAACCATTCGGCTATGCTATCGACGTATTATCGATGATCGAGCAAATGACCGGCTTGCAGTTCGACTATGTCAACGGTTATAGCTGGCCTCAGCTGGTCGCGATGTATCGTACCGGTCAGATCGATATTTTGCAGCCGGTGGTCGGTACCGAACAAAACGCCGCTTTAGGTATATTGAGCAAGGCCTTTGCCGAGCCATCGGATGGTATTCTGATGCGCAAGGATCAAACGCCTGTTACATCAATCCGACAATTGCAGGGAAAACGGGTTGCAATACCGGCCGGTTGGTCCATCATCGCCCCTTTCAAGCAAATGTTTCCGGGCATCGACATTGTCGAAGTCGATGGCGTTCGGGGGTTATTCGATGCGGTGCGGCGAGGCGAGGTCGATGCCGGCCTCGATACTGCCGCTATTCTGCATTATACGGCACGGCAGTTTTTCTTCGATGATGTCGCGATCTATGAGGAGTTGGATTGGGGGGAATCAAACATTCCCAACAGCCTGCACTTTGTAGTGCGGCCGCAACTAAAAGAAGTTATCGAGTTGATTAACTTGGCTCTGGATAATTTAGGCGAACAGCAGCAAAGTTGGTTAAATGCGCGCTGGCTGGTTGATGCGGAGAGGGGCATTGCTCAGGATGCTATGGTTCCATACCAAGAGCTCGTCAGTTTGGCTTCGAAGTCGACCGACCTCAATCAACTGCACAAAATGGAGCTCGATGGCGAGCCTCACTTTGTCTATGTGCAGGCCATTGGCGAAAACCATCGGGCGGCCGATTTTTTTGCCGTGATCACGCCGGCATCTGCCGTGCTAGCCCCTGCAGTTGCTCAAGTCAATGCCGTGTTATTGATTACCGGCGGCTGCCTTTTGTTCTTGTTGCCGCTTGCATTTTGGCTGGCCTCGTTGATTGTTAAGCCGATCAAGCATCTCGCTCTGGAAAACGAAAAGATTAAACGGCGCCGATACGGCGAACTCGATCCGATGGAAAGCCATATTATCGAAATCGATGAGCTATCGGGTTCGATGATGACTATGGCGCATTCGATACGGCAGCATGCCAAAGAACGGGAAGAATTGATGGAATCGTTCATCCAGTTGATCGCCCAAGCCATCGATGACAAGTCGGCCTATACGGCGGGGCACTGTGCGAGGGTTCCGGAGCTGGCAATCTTGTTGGCGCAAAAAGCCGAAGAGAGTCGTCGACCGCCATTCGATACATTCGGTTTCGGTAACGAAGATGCCTGGCGCGAATTCCGTATCGGAGCTTGGCTGCACGACTGCGGCAAGATTACGACGCCTGAGCACATCATCGATAAAAGCACCAAGCTTGAGACGATTTATAACCGCATTCACGAAATCCGAATGCGCTTCGAAGTGTTGTGGCGCGATGCCGAAATCGACTATTGGAAGCAGTACTTGACCGCGCCGAGTGATGAGGAACGAAATCGTCATGAATTAGAGCAACGCCAACGACAATTACAAGAGGATTTTGCCTTCGTTGCCAACTGCAATTTGGGCGGTGAAAGCATGAGCGAGGCCGATATCGATAGGCTGAATCAATTGGCTCGCATCACTTGGCGGCGGCATTTCGACGACCGATTAGGTTTATCTCCGATCGAACTTGCACGCTATCCCGAGGAGCAAACACCGCTGCCGGCCACGGAGCCACTGTTGGCGGATAAGTCTTGGCATATCATCAAGCGCCTGCGCAACAACATTCATGATGAGCGCTTGGGCATCAAAATGGCGATACCGGAACATCTTTACAATCTGGGCGAATTGCACAATCTTACGGTGACACGGGGAACCTTGACCGAAGAAGATCGCTTTAAGATTAACGAGCACATGATCAGCACGATCAAAATGCTCGATAAATTGCCGTTGCCCGAAGATCTGCTCCAGGTGCCGCGCTATGCTTCCACCCATCATGAAACGCTGGACGGGCGAGGTTATCCCCGCCGATTGACCGCCAAAGACCTTTCGATTCCGGAACGCATCATGGTGTTGGCCGACATTTTCGAAGCATTGACAGCGGCCGATCGACCGTATAAAGATGCAAAGCCGATCAGCGCCGCGCTCGATATACTACATCGAATGGTGCAAGAACAGCATGTGGACCGTGATGTTTTCGAGCTTTTCTTGCGTAGCGGCGCCTATTTGGAGTACGCAAAACGTTACCTGCGCACTGATCAGATCGATGCAGTGGATATTCGGCGCTATCTCGGCCAATGA
- a CDS encoding O-methyltransferase has translation MSGRHVPYYLRPNKHVDRQIFIEILSYINRWIDLSKYLYISMGGKFLEDHKAIHSALSIKKLMSIECDQTTFERQRFNRPLSLIDCRKMDSGELIQKIDDILEEKEARNYIVWLDYASAKNRQGQIQEVETVASKMSANDVLKVTLNASIKTLGNKEDFDSTDDFQTHALKKAKNKLGRYFPGHTPQTSEMTDEGFARIISQAAKTAILNGLRGSRDLTFQPLGQFRYNDGFHSMFTLTGIILKRIEESEFIEKSGIEDFELTAKDWHVVSEIALPDLSLRERMAIDVDIYSSLPDEIHKRLPFKFDEDDERSLDILKRYIKHYKRYPNFVRAVL, from the coding sequence ATGAGCGGGCGACACGTTCCTTATTATCTGAGACCCAATAAGCATGTAGATCGCCAAATTTTTATAGAAATTCTTTCGTATATAAACCGTTGGATCGACTTATCGAAATATTTGTATATTTCCATGGGCGGAAAATTTTTGGAAGACCATAAGGCGATTCATTCCGCTTTAAGTATAAAAAAGTTAATGTCGATCGAATGCGATCAAACGACGTTCGAACGCCAAAGGTTCAATCGGCCGTTGTCGTTAATCGATTGCCGTAAAATGGACAGCGGCGAACTGATACAGAAAATAGACGACATTTTAGAGGAAAAAGAAGCTCGGAACTATATCGTATGGTTGGATTACGCTTCCGCAAAAAATCGCCAAGGGCAGATCCAAGAAGTCGAGACCGTTGCTAGTAAAATGTCTGCTAACGACGTACTCAAAGTTACGTTGAATGCAAGCATAAAAACGCTAGGCAATAAAGAAGACTTCGATTCGACAGACGATTTTCAAACGCACGCTTTGAAGAAGGCCAAGAATAAACTCGGTCGTTATTTTCCAGGCCATACGCCGCAAACAAGTGAAATGACCGACGAAGGGTTTGCGAGAATTATCTCTCAAGCGGCAAAAACCGCGATTCTTAACGGGCTGAGAGGAAGCCGAGATTTAACATTTCAACCGTTGGGTCAATTCCGATACAACGACGGCTTCCACTCCATGTTTACGTTAACCGGCATAATTCTCAAACGAATCGAGGAGTCCGAATTTATAGAGAAATCAGGAATCGAAGATTTCGAATTAACTGCAAAGGATTGGCATGTCGTTTCGGAAATCGCTTTACCCGATCTTTCTTTAAGGGAAAGAATGGCCATCGACGTAGATATATATTCCTCTCTACCTGACGAAATTCATAAACGGTTGCCGTTTAAATTCGACGAAGACGATGAACGTTCTCTCGATATTCTTAAACGTTATATCAAGCACTATAAACGTTATCCGAACTTCGTCCGGGCCGTTCTATAG
- a CDS encoding DNA cytosine methyltransferase, translated as MSNQPKIIDVFAGAGGLSLGAARAGFDIAAAVENDPEAVETHIKNFPSCAHIVRDVSELTGADLLKAANISRGGLDGLIGGPPCQGFSRIGKRDTGDSRNDLFKHFFRLVEETQPVFFVAENVPGILDNGYDRIREEAFELVSRDYELLEPINVKASDYGAPTVRTRIFFIGYRKNCSRMPERTDFRPRKDIEPICVAEALKGLVLDIDPDWIDVESGWQPVSLSGRSGFFHTRISDAIPNKIGDISSIERYLGNKEVSGCMGTRHLPHVIERFESLNYGERDSVSKAVKLNPKGFCPTLRAGTGKDKGSFQAVRPIHFARPRVITPREAARLQGFPDWFVFHRTKWHSFRQIGNSVSPIAAEHLLSAIIKNIV; from the coding sequence ATGTCCAACCAACCGAAAATAATCGATGTTTTCGCCGGCGCCGGCGGCCTAAGTTTAGGCGCAGCCAGAGCCGGTTTCGATATTGCTGCAGCCGTAGAAAACGATCCGGAAGCCGTCGAAACTCATATCAAAAACTTTCCCTCCTGCGCTCATATCGTACGCGACGTTAGCGAATTAACCGGAGCCGATTTGCTAAAAGCGGCGAATATTTCCCGAGGCGGACTGGACGGATTGATCGGAGGGCCGCCTTGCCAAGGTTTCAGTCGTATAGGTAAGAGGGATACCGGAGATTCGAGAAACGATTTATTCAAACATTTCTTCAGATTGGTCGAAGAAACCCAACCCGTTTTTTTCGTAGCCGAAAACGTACCCGGAATATTAGATAATGGTTACGATAGAATCCGCGAGGAAGCGTTCGAATTAGTTTCCCGAGATTACGAGCTTCTGGAGCCGATTAACGTTAAAGCAAGCGATTACGGGGCGCCGACTGTTCGAACTCGCATTTTCTTTATAGGCTACCGTAAAAATTGCTCGCGAATGCCGGAACGAACCGATTTTAGGCCCCGCAAAGACATCGAACCTATTTGCGTTGCGGAAGCGTTGAAAGGTCTCGTTTTGGATATTGATCCCGACTGGATCGACGTGGAAAGCGGTTGGCAGCCAGTATCCCTTTCCGGAAGAAGTGGTTTTTTCCACACCAGAATTAGCGATGCGATTCCGAATAAAATCGGCGATATATCGTCGATAGAGCGATATTTAGGAAATAAAGAGGTCTCCGGCTGTATGGGCACAAGGCATTTGCCTCATGTTATAGAACGATTCGAGTCGTTGAATTACGGCGAGCGCGACTCCGTTTCGAAAGCCGTCAAATTGAACCCGAAAGGATTTTGTCCGACCTTAAGGGCGGGCACCGGAAAAGACAAAGGCAGCTTTCAAGCTGTCAGACCGATTCATTTCGCTCGCCCGAGAGTCATTACTCCCAGGGAAGCCGCACGACTGCAAGGTTTTCCCGATTGGTTCGTTTTTCACCGGACCAAGTGGCACAGCTTCAGACAAATCGGTAACAGTGTCAGCCCGATCGCTGCCGAGCATTTGCTTTCGGCGATAATAAAAAATATAGTTTAA
- a CDS encoding RNA repair domain-containing protein — MRFPKGDHFTFELIDQDGELHSVPYHRVKAIFRNGDLIWHREH, encoded by the coding sequence ATCCGTTTCCCGAAGGGCGATCATTTTACCTTCGAGTTAATCGACCAAGACGGCGAATTGCATTCGGTGCCCTATCACCGCGTCAAGGCGATCTTCCGCAACGGCGATTTGATTTGGCATCGCGAGCATTAA
- a CDS encoding RloB family protein, which translates to MPKKNNRPKQDVKPILHIFCEGEKTEPNYINGYLDKFFPTNRRLKVIKIESTRKNTPKQLVDEAAGAQMQSPEWDAFWVVYDRESELKYSERLHAEAYNKAKKNGISVALTNVCFEVWLLLHFQKTCAPYSDYDNLKKNSALRNECQKRGISDYDKGDQSVFRVLKEDEIKAARGRAEIMNRQTMQSSESSRAQPYQWNPYTDVYKLLDAIDEIAQI; encoded by the coding sequence ATGCCGAAAAAGAATAATAGACCGAAGCAAGATGTAAAACCGATTTTGCATATTTTTTGCGAAGGCGAAAAAACGGAACCCAACTACATTAACGGTTATCTCGATAAGTTTTTTCCTACCAATCGGCGCTTGAAAGTCATAAAGATTGAGTCTACTAGAAAGAATACGCCGAAACAATTAGTCGACGAGGCTGCCGGCGCACAAATGCAATCTCCAGAATGGGATGCTTTTTGGGTCGTATATGATCGTGAATCGGAACTGAAATATTCCGAGCGGCTTCATGCCGAAGCCTATAACAAAGCTAAGAAAAACGGCATTTCGGTCGCTCTTACCAATGTCTGTTTTGAAGTCTGGTTGCTATTGCATTTTCAGAAAACCTGCGCGCCCTATAGCGATTACGATAATTTGAAGAAGAACAGCGCATTGCGCAACGAATGCCAAAAAAGAGGGATATCCGATTATGACAAAGGCGATCAATCCGTTTTTCGTGTGCTCAAGGAAGACGAAATAAAAGCGGCGAGAGGAAGAGCAGAAATAATGAATAGGCAAACGATGCAAAGCTCCGAATCTTCAAGGGCCCAACCTTATCAATGGAATCCGTATACTGATGTTTATAAGCTGCTTGATGCTATCGATGAGATTGCTCAAATCTAG